One Setaria italica strain Yugu1 chromosome II, Setaria_italica_v2.0, whole genome shotgun sequence DNA segment encodes these proteins:
- the LOC101779953 gene encoding uncharacterized protein LOC101779953, which translates to MKLDDNAEMSNINTGGVENLMDADEEVKPCWTIPSPKTQPSNGYVTFSLTMGPEYHISQITDAVVVARYLGATLVLTDIRGNELGNKRKFQDMYNVDKFMRNLEGVVEVIDLRSFSPQ; encoded by the exons ATGAAGCTTGACGATAATGCTGAAATGAGCAATATCAATACGGGTGGAGTTGAGAACCTAATGGACGCTGATGAGGAGGTTAAACCTTGCTGGACCATACCAAGTCCAA AAACTCAACCATCTAATGGTTACGTGACATTCTCCTTGACTATGGGACCAGAATATCACATCTCACAG ATCACAGATGCTGTGGTTGTTGCAAGGTATCTAGGTGCAACACTTGTACTTACAGATATAAGAGGAAATGAATTAGGAAACAAGAG AAAATTCCAAGACATGTACAATGTGGATAAATTCATGAGAAACTTGGAAGGTGTTGTCGAAGTAATAGACTTGCGGTCATTTTCTCCTCAGTGA